The Vibrio sp. 10N DNA window TACAGGCAACAGCGCTGACAGTCAATATATTCGCTCCAACCTTCAGGAAGCGAAATGGCTGATTAAGAGTCTAGAAAGCCGCAACGAAACCCTATTAAAAGTGGCCAAGTGTATCGTCGAACACCAACATGACTTCTTCGAATATGGCGAAGAGGCGATGAAACCAATGGTGCTTAATGATGTGGCGCTAGCCGTCGATATGCACGAATCTACGATTTCTCGCGTGACCACACAAAAGTACATGCATACACCGCGCGGTATCTTCGAGCTCAAATACTTCTTCTCAAGCCACGTGTCGACTGACAATGGCGGAGAATGCTCCTCTACTGCAATTCGTGCCCTAATCAAGAAGCTTGTTGCTGCGGAAAACCCAGCCAAGCCATTGAGCGATAGTAAAATCGCAGCTCAACTCGCTGACCAAGGAATTCAGGTCGCTAGGCGAACCATAGCGAAATACCGTGAATCGTTGGGCATCGCCCCATCCAGTCAGCGTAAACGCCTACTCTAAGGTCAATAACTAAGAAGGAAAGTCTATGCAAATTCAAATTACAGGCCACCATGTTGATCTCACTGATTCAATGCAAGACTACGTTCACAGTAAATTTCAGAAGCTCGAGCGCTTTTTTGAGCACATAAACAACATTCATGTGGTTTTAAAAGTTGAAAAATTAGACCAGATCGCCGAAGCTACGCTCCACGTAAATCAAGCTGAAATTCACGCAGCCTCCAATGATGAGAGTATGTACGCTGCGATTGACTCGTTAGTAGATAAACTGACCAGACAACTGAATAAGCACAAAGAAAAGCTAAGTAATCACTAAAATGCAAATAAGTGAAGTATTAACGCTGGACTGCACCAAAAGTGCAGTCCCTTGTACCAGCAAAAAGCGCGCGCTTGAAATCATCAGCGAAATCGCCGCACAGCACACTGGAAAGAACTCAACGGAGCTGTTTGAATGCATGCTAAGCCGAGAGAAAGTTGGCAGCACTGGCATTGGTAATGGTATTGCCATTCCACACGCCCGCATGCAAGACAGTGACAAAGCGGTGGCGGTATTGCTTCAGTGCCAAGATGCGGTGGACTTTGATGCCATCGACAATCGCCCTGTTGATCTTATGTTCGCGCTGCTTGTACCAGATGCACAATGCAAAGAGCACCTGAAAACACTCTCTTGTATGGCAGAGCGTCTTAACGACAAAGCGGTACTCAAACAACTGCGTAATGCTCAAAGCGATCAAGAGCTTTACGACATCATTGTTAGTCACTGATCAAGGAAACCAGCAGACATGCGTTTGGTTGTGGTAAGTGGACACTCAGGGGCTGGCAAAAGTGTCGCCTTGCGAGTCCTAGAAGACTCCGGCTACTACTGTGTTGACAATCTTCCT harbors:
- the hpf gene encoding ribosome hibernation promoting factor; amino-acid sequence: MQIQITGHHVDLTDSMQDYVHSKFQKLERFFEHINNIHVVLKVEKLDQIAEATLHVNQAEIHAASNDESMYAAIDSLVDKLTRQLNKHKEKLSNH
- the ptsN gene encoding PTS IIA-like nitrogen regulatory protein PtsN, yielding MQISEVLTLDCTKSAVPCTSKKRALEIISEIAAQHTGKNSTELFECMLSREKVGSTGIGNGIAIPHARMQDSDKAVAVLLQCQDAVDFDAIDNRPVDLMFALLVPDAQCKEHLKTLSCMAERLNDKAVLKQLRNAQSDQELYDIIVSH